TGGAGCGCTCAggcccgcccccgccctgccccctggGCCGGGCGCCACTGCAGGGATCTGAGGTGGGCACCGGCCAGGGAAGGGACCCCGGGCACGGCTCCCACCTGCGAGCTTAAGGCTGATGCACTTTCCACGGCTCAAGTCTTCCATGTAGCAGCTTTAATTAACCCACGTGTGTGTCACGTCCGATTCCGAGACAGCCGAGCGGACCCTAGAAAGGCTTCCCCCACCCCGCGCCACCCCGACGTCGGTCGGAGGGGTGGGACTGGGTGAGGGCGGGGGTCCGGCGGGGACATTCTTACTGTGCTAAAAAGCCACTGCAAACATAGCAATAAAACATGTCATTTTCCAAAGCCGGCTCTGGTTCCACCTCTGCTTGTCGCGAGGGGTAGTGGGGTCGGGTCAGGGGTGCTGGGGCTGCAAGCGGGGGGAGCCTTCCCACCTCGAGCTGCTTCCTCGGGCAAGTATTCGTTGTGAGGGTCTGCGCCCGGCGCTGTTCCAGGAATAGGGGTAGAGAAGGTGACAAAGCCGGGAGAAAGGGTAACTGGAGAGGAAGGCCAAGagcagggaaggtgggtgggaagtGGCCAGCGCGGAGATTCCCCAAGACGGCCCAAACACTCACTGCACCCAACAGAGCAGGTCACCTCCCGAGGGACAGGCGGGTGGGGCTGCTAGGAAGGAGGCTAGGGACAAGGCTGCAGCAGAGCCCAGGAAGCCGGACAGGGCACGAGCAGCATACTGGGGGCCTGTCTTGTCTGCAAGGCCTGCGAGGCCGTCCGCAACAGGGCTGCGGGCGGTTGGGACGCAGGGTCGAGAGGAGCCAGGGAGACGCCGTGAGCCTGAGCACTTGAGCACCGGGAAGGGCAGCACTGCCAGGCCCTCCCTGCACCCAGGGAGATGCGGGAGAGAAGGTCTGGAGGTGGCGGTGGCCACTGACTGTGGGCCTATTGTGCCAGAGATGTCGCCTCAGTGGGAGTGTCTCGTCAGCAGGTGGACAAGGAATCTGCAGTTCCAGAAAGAGTCTGGACTGGAGAGAGAACATTAGAGGCTCTCAGCACACAGAGAGGGGCCAGAAAGCCCTGAAGCTGCCCCAGCTCGCCAAGGGCGGCCGAGAGCCGTGTAGAGGGACAAGCGGCCCACGCACCAAGCCCTGGGGTCCTGGGACACCCTAGAggtggcagagaagagagggaactGGTAGCAGAGACTGAGGAGGAGTGgccaggggggagggagggaccccaAGCGCAGGGTGGCCTCCTGGATCAGgagtctctctctcacacacacacacacacacctagggCGGGAGGTGATCAGCTCCCCGGGGTGCTGCTGATGGTCCAGGGCGATGAGGCCCTAGAATGCTCACTGCGTGTGACAGCATCCTGGAGATCTGCACAAGACAGGGTCGGGCATACAGGGACATGCAGAAGCCTGATTGGCGTGGGATTAAGAAAGAAGGGgcagggggacacctgggtggctcagtcggttaagcatctgacttcagctcaggtcaagacctcacagctcgtgagttcgagccccgcatcgggctctatactgacagctcagagcctggagcctacttcgggttctgtgtctccctctctctgccctttctccgctcacactgtctccctctctctgcctctcccccgctcacattctctctctctcacaactaaacaaacattaaaaacaaaaaaagtaagggTGGAAgcaacaacccaagtgtcccctGATGGGAggaaatggatgaacaaaatgtggccgttccatacaacagaatattattcagtcttaaaaaagaaaagaaaattggggcgcctggctggctcagtcagaacagCATGTAACtattgatctcggggtcatgagttcaagtcccacattgggggtagagattacttagataaataaaaactttaaaaaaagtgagaagTCGATACCTGCTACAACGTGGCTGAACCTCGAAGACCTTATGCTgagggagagaagccagacacaaagacaCTGCAGGAGACGGCTTCTGTGAGGTACACAGTCACGTTCACAAAGTAGGATGGTGGGTCAAGGCTGGGAAGCCTGGTGCTCACGCCGGAGGCCGGCCTGCGGAGGGGCGGCGGCCCCTCAGAGGGAAGTACCGGCTTGCTTCCCGCCGCAGTCCCTCCCGGGCCGGTGCCTGCTCTTCGGCAAGGCACGGTCCCCTTACAGAGGAGGGGCTTTAGCGCTCAACTACACGGCCGGGGGAAAGGGGGCCTCTGGCTCGTGATGCCGCCACCAGCCATGTTGCGGTGGTCACCGAGAACCTGGATGGGGCAGGTCCCCACAGAGCTCAGAAGGGAGCACTGGCTGAGCAGGCCCGACTGCCAACTCAACCCAGGCCTGTGCCGGCACGCGGAGGTGCCTGCCCGCGGGACTCGGCACGGCCCCGCGGCACGTGGGCCGTGTCCCAGGCCCTCCCATTACGCCCTGCCCTGTTGACTCCTCCATCGACAGTCTCTGCCTCCGCACCCACAGATCGGAGCCCGCAGCCTAGCGTCACCCTCAGGCCCGCTCTGCTCGCTACCCTGGGCTCACCCCAGCTCCTTACCAtctccactccccccaccacGGCCAGGCCTCGGCCCAGGCTTCGGCACCTTTTCCCAAATGGTCTACGAGCCACCTGCCACAATGCCACCGAAGACTCAGGAAACATCGACATCATTCAAAAAGAAGTCCACGGAAGTCGGGACTGCTCGGCTGGGACCCTGAGAGCAGTGGGCAGTCCCCATTTACTCCGGAGTCTGCCTCTGTGGTAGGGGCTCAGGACACGGGGTCTGGCAACCTAGTGGGAGGCAGGTAAGGGAAGGAATCAGCCCAGGACTGTGGTGCACCATGGCCTACCACagccagaggcaagggagagGACACCATGGGGGCAAAGGGGCACACGGGCCCACTGGAGCAGAAGGCTGCTAGCAAAGTTTCCATGGTGGCCCTCCAGTCACGGCTGGTCTACCACCCCCGATACTGTCTCGTTCCCCGTCCCCCAGACAGGGTACTCTGAAAGCAGTCTGGTGCCGCTTTCTCCTCTGCCTGGTCCAGAGCCTGACACTGAGGGGGCCCGGGGGCTGCCCGAAGTTGGCCAGGGAAGAACCCGCAGACACACTGCTTGGACTCTGGCCTCTAGAAGTTCGCAGGAGGGCGAGCTCAAGGGAGGGTAAAGTGGTCAGGGAACACTTCCTGGAAAAGCAGGCCTATCCCTCGGCCTCGGCACAGCAACCAGAGAGCCTCACCCATagtccccgcccccaccccccatcagataccacctcaccgcTCACGAGAGCATGGGGAAGGGACACTGGCGAAGGCAGCCCGGGCCCAGGCCCGGCCAGGTCAGGAGCAGCGCGAGCACCAGCTAGCCACCGGCACTAACATCTCCAGGGGTCCCCCCAGTTCCCAAAGAAAACCCCTCCGgcctgctcctcctgccctcctACCATCCTCAGGGCCAGCGGAGGATGAGCACCGCATGGGAGACGGGCCACAGCCGCCCCGCCACCCATGCCCTGGGCCCTCAGGCTGCTCGAGGACCAGGCCCTGTTCAGCAGAGGGCACCTGCCGCAGCCAGTCAGGGGCGGGGGGAAACGCCAAGGTGGAGCCCACTGCAAGAGTGGGCTCTCCCCGAGCAGGTAAGCACACCCCACACGGGCCCAGGGTTGCAGGCAGCAGAGGGggcaccctccccaccacctaGCTCTACCCTAGGCCAGTCATAGGTGACCGTCAAGGGCAAGTCTCCTGCCTTAGCAGGCATTAGTCAGAGGTCATCCCGCAAACCTTCAGGAGGAAGTGGGGCAGGGAGCGACTTGTGGCACTCTGCCACATTCTGTCTGTCCTACAATGTGATGGAACAGGCTCAGAGGAGGCGGGCAAGCCTGCCACCCGGAAGCCCCACCGGTTTACTGAGTCTCTCAAGCTTCCCCGGGCCCAGTGGCCAACCCAACAGGTCAGACGCGCCCCAACCGGCCATAAAATAAGGCCTGCCTggggagcaggaggcagagggacagagagagcaagtgtgggcCTGGGCgcagcctgggaggagggagcccTTAAGGAAGACAATTTTTCTTCGGGAAGAAAATAACCTGAAGGCCTCCAGGACCAAAGCCTGGGGGTCTCTATCAGAGCCACCTGCTGCTACCTTCCTGGCCACTCCcatgaggggaggaggagacggCCTTCTGGTGGCCTCAGTCACACACATGAAGCGCGGTTGCATAACAACAACCTTTATTGCCCCCGAGAGAAAAATATACTCTGCCTGCTCCAACCACCCGCCTGCAGGACCAGAGACAAGGGGCCCCAAACAACATAAGACACAAAAGAGGCTCAACCCAGCGGGAAGCAATGCCTGCCTCGTGCCTGGCCGGCCAGGAGGTAGCAAACCCATCCTGAGCAGGCAGAACCGGGTCCCCTGTGGTATGCCGGGACAGCGTGGAACTGTAAGCTGTGCAAGGGGATGGGAAGCGGTAGGGGGCGAACTGAAGTAACCAGTGAGGCCGGGCCGCAGGCGGCAGCAGCGGGCACCGGCCAGGTGGCAGGCAGGGAGGAGCGGCCTCACTCCTCCTTCTTGTCCGTGGGACCATCTACCGCTGCCTGGAAGGGACAGAAACCACAAGGCAAGGGGTCGGCAGGGTGCACCCCTCCCCTTCACCCTCTAGGCCCTCCACCCCAAAGGCCCAGCTTGCTGCCTTCTCCCCAAATGACAGGTACCAGGTGACCAAGGAACCCCACCCTTCAGGGCACTCCAAGTCCTGCCAGGGTGGGAGTGGCCCTGCTCTACCAAAAGCTGTGACCCTAATGCCAAGCAGAGGGGTGCAGCTGGGAAGCCTCTGTTGTCACTCTTCTCTGAGAGGTGCTGGACCCCACACCAACCCCGTCTCGGGCCCATGGCGGACTCGGCATTCAAGTCCCCCCCAGGTCCCAGTTCAGGTCCTTCCCAATTCTGCACGCCTTTTACAGGTCCTGCTGGTGAGCGTGCCCTACAATGGGGCCATCGGTCCTCCTCTGGGGCCTTCCTCGTCACCCACTGTTGTGGCCCAACTTGGACAGCCAAGCAACACGGCAAATTGTCAGAACTCAGGGGTGTTTACTTGCCCCTCACGCCCAATTTCTGGGCCACCTGAGCTTCCAGATCGGATCATCTGAGGACTCAGAgaggacctggggtgggggggtaagTGGAGGGCCCTGTATCACCCCACAGCCCCGTGTACAGGAGAGCTGCCAGTCCTGGAGCTTCCCGGTAGAAGACTTGAACTAGAATCAGGGGCCCCACACCACAGACCAGGCGCACAAGTAAGAGGAGCTCCTCTCAAAGGAACTGACACCAGGCACGGGGCTGGGCCGGCCACAGTGCAGAGGACCCATGGCTGAGGCCACTTTAGCAAGTGGCTGCCATCTGCCAAGCCACACCCCTCTAGGCTGAAAACAGGTTCCAGCTGCTGGGCCCAGACTGGCACCGCTTGGCAGGCTCTTCTCTAGACCCAGCCTCAGCAGCAATGGAGGAAGAGGGGGGCAGTGGGAGACAGAGCAGCCAGTCTGCCACCAGGGTCTCTCAAAGGCTCTGCCGGGCAGGCTAGGCTGGGGATGGGCCTGCTCTGTGCCTGCTCGGGGCGCGGGAGGcgtggggggaggcgggaggtTCTGATCCGATGCAACAGAGCAGACCAGCGTGCTGACCTGTAACTTCGCGTGCTCCTCCAGCAGGCGGTCATACTCCTTGGTGAGGCCCTCAGACTGCTTCCGCATGGCCAGAGCCTCATTTTCAGCTTTTTCTAGTTCTGGCGGTGACGCAGgtaaggaggaaagggaaacagaaagatAGGGATTAGGGAGTAAAAACCCAGTTGCGGGAGACACCAGACACAGGCCGAAATCTGTCCTCACTGAGGTTGTCTAGGAGACGGCTCCTCTCAAGAAAGCTCCCTGCCGGCTGTCATGAGAGCCCCCaaagttgggggcggggggtggccaCCACAGCTGAGGGAAGCGGAGGAACACGAAGGACCCCCTAGCCCCTTTGATGGAGGGACTCCAAGTGGCTCTCAGCATGGCTGACTTCAGGGAGGCCGAGGGTGTGGGGCAAACAGTCTGAGAATGCTGAGGTGAGAGCAGGAAGCAGGGAGCAGAATCCCATCCTCAGAGCTGACGGCAAAAGGCGTGTCAGGTGGGGCCTTCAGGAAGGGAGCAGATGAGCTCACAGCAGGTTTTTCAGGAACGCTGCAAGCAGCTCTGGCATGGCTTCTTTCTATCCCCGCCCCAAAGACCCTGGGGATGCCACCGCCTGCACAGAGCACCCGTCCCCAGGCCTGGTGCTGGGTGAGGTGCTCCAGAGTCAGTCTACAAGCACCCCAGAGCTCCCCGGGCCCCCAGACGCACACTCTACCACCGAGCCCCAACCCTCGGGGTTGGACAAGCAGGGTATCACTGGTCTGTTTTCAACCAGCTCCTGAGCCCAAGCGCGCGTTTGTTATTAACACTTTGGCAAGAGGGGGACAGCCACCACGAGTGGAAGTTCTAGACtttcaggggctgggggacaccTGAGGACAATGCTCACTTTGCTTGCTGATGTCCAGCTCGtccttcagtttcttcagctCGGCCTTCAGGCTCCTGTTCTCTTCTCCCACCTTCTCCTCGGCATCCCTACCATCCAACTTGACTCCGCCAGCAGCAGCTTCCTAGGAAGAACGCCAAAGGCACGGGTtacttgggagggagggagggagggagggagggaggcaggcaatcCAGCTCTGTCTTCCCCACTGAGTGTGATTCCTCAAGCTGTCCCAGGCACCTGCCCCTTCagaaatgtcagcacagaactgggccactgcttctccccagccacaggcagagggaagggccagCGTGGCCACCTGCTGCACTCCACAGGCCACACACCCAACCTCTCTTTCCCAGCAGCTCTGCAGAGTTTGCCTCCGTCCAGTGACTCGATCCGCTGTCATCTGTTTTTGCCAATCACCCCTAAGTGACCAaggccctccccacctctgcccaggCTCCACAGCTCGCTCCGGCCATGGAGCCCCGAACTCATCCCTGCCCATGCAATCCCATCCTGTCTATGAGCCcaagtccatccatccatctccttcCCAGCTCCACAGACACCTCACTTCCTCAGACAAACCTTTTAAGACCGGCTGcccgccccccatccctgccttgTCCCCAGCTGATACAGTCCTCCGGAGACCACAGGCCTTACCTTGCATTCTTCTCTGTTAGCCTGCCCATGGTTCACAGCACAGGGTTCAGCTCATTAGAGAGTCAGTGTTACCAGGAAAAAGTCTGGCCCAGATGTAGCACGTAGAGACAAGGGAGCAACAAGGGTGTCCCTCTCCCTGCGGAgtcccccaggcccctcccataCACGCCCCCACTGAGAACCTTTCCCTTCTACCCAACCCCTCGGCTTTGCCAACACCAGCACTGTCACACGTTCCCCAGCCCAATAGGCCAACAGTGACGCTGTGGCCTGTAAGGAATGTCACGTGACAGAGTCCAGCAGGCAGAGCTCACCTTCTTCAGCTGGTCATTCTCTTCCATGTACTTCTTGGCCGCCTCACTAGCactctctgcctgttttttaaagGCTTCGTTGGAGGCCAGCAGTGTGGCCTGCTGGGAGATGAGAGTCACCAGGCGTCTCAGCAGGctataattgaaaaagaaaggagaagtgaacaaaagaaaggaggaaaaatggcTGGCACGATCTTCTCTTGGTTGCTCCTGCCCCAAGCCTGCCTCCAGCCTAGACCTGTCCTCTTAGATTGCCAGGGCAGCCAAGCAAGATGCCGCCAGCCTGCATCTGGCAACACAAGGGAGAAGGTGGAGCCTGCGAGCTGTCTTCTGCCACCAGAATGATTAATACTGCCCCAAAATGGCTGCTTGAAGCTCTAAGGCCGTCCTTCAGTCCCGATGGTGTGGGAAGCAGCACAGTGACAGGGTACCCTAAGCCAGGCCTAGCTATGGCCGGAGGACCCTGAACCTGCCCCTTTCCAGGTCGGCGCTTGGGTATTCCAGAGAAGCCACAGCACCATTTTCCTTGCCGTGAAGTCAGGCTCGTCGTGATAAACGATGAGAGCAGCTAGCGTCTGGGGGCATTTCCAACTCCTGGGCCAAATCCTCACACCCACCTGATACTGTAGCAGGATCACTGCCCCCGCTTCATAGAGGGGAAACTGGCTAAAGCAACCGCTCGACGTCAAGAGCCAAAAACGGACACGGCAGAAATCCCCACTCCAGTCTCTCTGACCACAAGGTCCAAGCTTGGAACCACCACCCGTTCTCCATTTGGAGGGAACTGCTCCCACGCCAAATGAGAGAAACACGGAAAGGACTCCCGGGGCTAGggaagcagaaaaggaagaatcAGGGCCCAGACACACACCTCAGGTCCAGACCCACCAACGAATGGCAAATAGGTGGCAGCTGGGGGTCACGGGCTGCTGCATTTCCCCCGACGGCCACCCCTGCGCTTGCTATGTTGCCtgatgggaggagaggggaacTGGAAAAGGCACGGCTCCAACAGTAACAAAGGAGACGGGTCCCACACACCTGGGACACAGGCCCAGGCCAGCCACAGCTACGAGGAAGGCGCTTACGGGCACCCCTGGGGAACAGGGAAAGACTCCGCTTTGTGCAGGGTGTTTCCACAACAAAGTGCTTGCTCAGAAGAGACAAGACGGCCTCGGATGCCTGCTCCCAGACCATCCTTTCCAAGCACCTGCCAGCCTTCGCAGGGTTCTCGTGGATACCTGCTACTCAGATGGCCCGAAGGGATGGGGACAGAAACCGCGTGAGCTGCCCTGCTGGCGCTGGCCCCCAGAAGAGTCCCTGTCATGAACAAGCACTTGGGTAAGGGGTAGGGGAGGTGGGCACACAGGGGCCCTCATATGCCCCTCGTGCTTCCTGGTTTGCAGAGAggctccaggggcccctggcaGTATGGGGAAAGCCAGGCTGCTGGTTCCTGGCAGGAAGGGAGAGTTTCCAATGACATGTGCTCTCTAAAATTAGCAGCTGGGACCTCGTGGCCCAGGGCTCAGGTTTCCCTGTCTCAGCCCCTGACTATACAGGGCTGGAGCCCTGGAAGTGGAAGGAACTCCCAAGCACcccagaagccagagaaaagCAACACACCTGACTCATGTCAGCAGGGCGGAAATCACTGGAAGGACCCAGAAAGAAAGGCAAGTCTGACTAAGCCCCAACCTCTTCTACCTCCCAGCAAGGAGTACTCAGACAGCGCTGAGCAGATTCTGATGATGTGGAGGAAGCCCCTCCTCCCAGATGGACACGGCCTGGGGGGAGGGCACGTGTGCCACCTGGTGGACCCAGCAGGCAAAGATGGGGCAAGTAAGCCCAAGAGTGACACACCCCCTGTGTCACGACAAGGCCAGGCAGGGGGCTGACGTGAGAGGGACTCCAGCAGCGCTCTAAGTGACCACCgctaccacccccaccccggtcATCCAGGGAGGCTGGGTCCAGAGTGACTGTGGTGATGACGCTAGCGACACAGCAGAAGCCCAGCTCTCCTCAGCACCCTCCCAGCGTGTCCCCAGCTACGGAGAAGCAGGGTTACTAACACAGGCCAGGGAAAAACCCAGAAACTAGCACAAGAGCCCTGCAAGGAGCTTCCCGAAACCTCAACCTGCTCCAGCCCCGCCTGAGCTCACCGCCCTTAGTGAGGATCACCCCATTCGGTGCAGGACAGAAACCACCAGAGCAGGCACCCTCCGGTaccccgccccagcccctgaTCTCTCATCCTCTGGCTCCCTGTCAGACCTGTTCCTCCAACCCTGCCCTGGTCGGTTCTGGTAATTCCTCCCTCCAGGAACCTGGCTCTCAAGGAGCTCTCCCTCCTGCTGGCCcaagcccctcctcctctcctccctcctttcctccctccattcGGCAGCCCACTAACCTAAGACCTGCCCTGGCCAAGTCAGGGGCAGGACAGCTTCTGGCCTAACCACCAGATCAAAGGAGTGCCCTGGAATCCCTGGGGCGCTTATTCGTGGCACTCGGTGCAGCTGACAGGTTGCCTTCCTTGTGGGAGTCTCTCCCGCCTCGGACTCAAGCAACCCTCACCACCCACTGAACTCACCACCAACGGGGTTGATCTCACGCTAAACCCCTACATCTAACTGCCTGCTAAAGGGCGGCTCCAGAGGGGCCCCGAAACAAGCCCTGCTCAGCATGTCCTTGGGCGGGCCGTCCCTGCACCCCACTGTGCTGAAGGACATTGCCAATCTACCCACACTCTGCTTGCACAGCACCTTGCACCCTTCTccttccacccccagcccccacccagtcCCGTCCACGTCACCTCCAGACAATCTCCCAGTCGTCCCCACTGCCAACAGCGATGGCCTCAATACTCCTTTCCCTGGGTGATTTTAACAGCTCCTGAGAGCCTCCTCCCTATCCACGACCATCCAACTTTGCAATCCACACCCCAGAAGCAAACTAGAGTGGTCTTTCTCCAGGACGATCTGATCATGTCACCCCTCTGCTTCAAGCCCTCTGATGCCAGACCCACCGTGGGccctctcccctcaccacccACGGAGGCTCTGCTCCAGTAACACCCAATGGCCGGGCATTCTTGGAACACGCCAGGTTCTCGCTCGCCTGCTCTCCATGCCACCGCACCCCAGCCTGCAGCAgcctttcctcttctgtctcagAACGCCCACCGCCGAGTCACATCCAGCTCAACCACCACCTTCCCAAAAAGcctttcctgcccctcctgggtccTCCTTTCCTGGTTCTCCCACAGCGCCTCTGCACACCCCCACATGGCCGTGCTGCGTGGCCACGCTGCTGTCACTCTGTTCTCCCCCTTACCACCTCTCCAAATCGTCATTTGTTCCCTGGGGCCCTGGCTCCCCCCCCGCCCAACTCCACTGTCCCTCAACCCAGCCACACTGACAAGGACACAGGCACAGAACTTGCCACTCAGTCGAGCAATAGGGTGACGGGAAACAGCGGTGGAGAGATGCCATGTAAGACCGTGCTGATGAGCAAGCCAGGCTCGTGACTGCAGCGGTAGCTAAGAGGCAGGCGGAAAAACACTCATCACCAAAGCCGGGGGGCCTAGGGCCAAGCCAAGAGCAGTGAGCCCAGGAGCTGGCCTTCTGGAAGTGCCCCCGCATACTGGGCCCGAGTTCTTGCCTCCAACCTGCCCGTCAAGATCCAGCTGCGCCACTACTCCCGCGGCCCTTCATCGCACACCAATGTGCTCTTTTATGAGTTCCCTCAGTGCTCTGAGTCTCCATCAGGCCCCAGACCCAGGATGGAGCAGACACGGGAGAAGAGCTCAGCTTCAGAATCTCCAAATCTCAATAACCTAAGTAAGAGATGCCAGGCAGGACAAATGACTGATGtactcttttctgtctcctgccCCTTACCCTCCATCACACTCTGCTCCACTGCCCAAGAACTATGATGCAGGCACGTGACTGTTCTTAGCCATCCACGTCTGGACAACACACGAGAACCCAGGAGCCAAAGGGATTTCCCAAAGGCACGAGGCTGACAGGCCCAGCGTCCGGAATAAATGCACCCAGCGACAGAGGGGAAAAGCCGGCACACAAACCTTAAGAAAATCCAGATGTCTCCTTGGCAGATAAACGTCATCCCCAAATACCTGAATTCAACTCAGctttcttataaaatgtttttggaCACTGAGCAGTGCTCTCGTGCTTTTATAAAAGGTTGAGTAAACAGGGAACGCAGGAGAAACAGACTCTCTGTGTGGACACTAAAGAAACAGTGCCAACCATATCAAGTGGGGAAGACATGGCTCTTACGTGCTTTGCACCAATCCTGTGTCCCTCTTctgggcaagtgggggaggcagacgGGGCTTAACAGGAAGTGGGGTACAAGCAAGGGGAGGGTTCTCCCAAGGTCCAAATGGAATATTCCATGGTTGTGGcaaccccctccccgccccccatgaCCCTGTTGCTGATCCTGCCCACTTAGCATTTACCAGGCATCTCCTGGTGCCATGCCCTCAGGCGAGTTGCATCACTGGGTCACCAGGACCCCACTATGGGGACAAGTAGGCAGGCAACTCCCCTTCACTCCGCTGCCCCTGTGCAAGCGGGCACAAGCTAGTGTCACAGTGCCACCTGTTGACTCTCCAGACTGACTGCAGCCTGGCGCCAGAAAGGAGCTCCACAGGGTGGATTCTGGGTGACCCCAGCCTGCCCACCTGTCCAGGAAAAAACATACAGGAGGAAAAGGCCATCATGGAGAGGAACCAAAAGC
This region of Felis catus isolate Fca126 chromosome X, F.catus_Fca126_mat1.0, whole genome shotgun sequence genomic DNA includes:
- the BCAP31 gene encoding B-cell receptor-associated protein 31, encoding MSLQWTAVATFLYAEVFAVLLLCIPFISPKRWQKIFKSRLVELVVMYGNTFFVVLIVILVLLVIDAVREIRKYDDVTEKVNLQNNPGAMEHFHMKLFRAQRNLYIAGFSLLLSFLLRRLVTLISQQATLLASNEAFKKQAESASEAAKKYMEENDQLKKEAAAGGVKLDGRDAEEKVGEENRSLKAELKKLKDELDISKQKLEKAENEALAMRKQSEGLTKEYDRLLEEHAKLQAAVDGPTDKKEE